A stretch of DNA from Acropora palmata chromosome 12, jaAcrPala1.3, whole genome shotgun sequence:
CCGTCACTAACAAGATCGAGCTGTTTACACCGATGTAGCTAAGAACCCGCATAACGTCACCTTCTTGAGGAAGCCCCCGATCTCCGAAGGCGCATAAAAACCGCGTTAGGACTTTACCAGAGGAGACTACAAGACCAACAAAAAGATCCGTCGCACAAATGAAAGCTAAGAACACGGAAAACCCTCTTCTGGGGAATCGCAAGGGATTCCTCAGCGGCacgaacaaaagaaaaccattgGGAACCGAAATCATAAACAGCAAGATGAGATATGTTATTCCACTTCCTAGGCAgacctttttttcaaaactacgTTCCatggcaaaatgtccaaaatgaaaagaagctGCAAACGAGTTGCTTCCTCTCTTAAGAGAACACCAATTGCTTTTGACCAGCACCTGCCAAAAAATGTCAATATAAGCCAAACTCTAGATCGTGATCCCTGAATCAATATACATTGAATGTATATTGATTCAGGGATCACGATCTTGATTTCAGCGTCAATAGACAATTCTTTTATTTAGCTTGTTTGGATATTCAGATGTTCAATGTGAAACTTGGCCGGATCCGTCAAACGAATGAAAACAGCAAGATATATCCTGATTTGCTCACGTCTCTGTTTTTATCTTAAAGCTATACCATCTTGTTTTCGTTCAATTCCGTAAAAAtggaaacatttcaaaaattcaaggCAATTAAACTATAACTTTGCTGGGAAGCAAATACAAATTACAATTTAGttccacaaaacaacaaaatagtaataataatagatatTCAGccatttcaattttgtaacCTTAAGTTTCTTTGCTTACTTTTGAAACTGATCTTGCAGGGAAACAACAATTTCCATATGCAGTTTTAATCGATTCACAAACACCCGtacattaaaaaaagtcaTGATGAGAGGTAACAAATGAACTtactaagaaaatggtttgaacccaggattaacataccttgattgaaaaagatcatctgggtgattggagtcctgagaaggactgttgtttaaTTTGTGACAGATGTCTCGACAACCTGTGATGAAGCCAACTTCAGattcacttgactctgaagatggcttccgcacaggttgtcgactCCAATCGcacagatgatctttttcaatcatgaAATGAACTTACACTTGCTAAGTGTGGGATATTTCCACGCTGATCTTCTGGAAATTCAGATATTTAAGTCGACTCCGCGCTACCGTGAgaccaattttccttttgtttgaagAAGCAGAACTCAATTTACTCAAGCATCGCATATCCCGCTAAAATCCGACAGAgccgtttttcaaaattatgttCTATGACATcatgtcaaaatgaaaaggaagctGTAAAACGAGTAGTTCCCTTTTAACTGAACACCAACAACTTCGTTAAGACGGGCATCTCTCAAAAATTGTCAATATAAGCGAAATATACAATGATTCACACATCAGGACGTCGATGTTAGCGTTAATAGTCAATGGTGTTATTAAGCTTGCTTAGATATTCGCTGTGAAATTCAACCGCACCCgccaaacaaaagcaaatggCACGACATTTCCTCATTTGATCACACATAAACAACTTTCTCTTGAAGCCTTAGACTATCTTGTTTTCGCTCAACTCtgtaaaaattgaaacatttaagaaaatttacaaatttcaAGGTACTGCAGcagtaaattaaataaaacaatagttATAGCAGTAGTAAATATTTAGCCATGTCAATTTTGAAACctaaattgttttattttaaaattaatttcccagggaaaaaactattttcacGTACAGCTTTAACCAATTCAGAACACCGTCTATAAAAAAATAGTCACTATGAGGAATTTGCATTTAGCAAGTAACAAAAGAACTTATAGGTGTTTAGTGTTGGAGGAACTTGAATGGATATTTCCACGCAGATTTTCTTGTACTACAGCCAGCAATCGTGTgaccaattttccttttgtttgagGAAGCTGTACTAAATTACTCAAACAATCCGGTTTTGCtggaaaaattacaaaaaatgcGATTTTGCCACTCAATAGTTACATTAATTATTGAGACAAGTTATGAACCTTGAAGCGATGAAGGCAACCAGCAATCTTACCTTGCAAGTCTAAAATCCCAGCGGCACAGCGGCTGCACATGACTTTACAGCGGCCATATTGGAGTTTCCATAAATGGAAACGGCCTGCGTAATGGTGCACCAAACTAATCCTCCAAgagtatgcaaatttattcAGTATGGCTGCTGGTTACGTGACTGATAACATCCCATTCGTGAACAGGTGGTTTCTGGGACATTTCGTTACATGTTGTGCAACATTCATCTCAATAACGTGAAATCCTGGGAATTAATGATcgagacaaaaaaacaaactaaaacaaaacaaactagctaacagcaacaaaaaccaagagaaaagaattcttccttattcctgaaaaattaattattaacctTCTGTTTTGAAACCACTAATTAAGTTCTCAAAAACCCGCTGGTCCTGGCTCCAATGCCAATACAAATTATCCTTGTGTACAAATAAAAGACTTctcataattatttatttcgaAAATTGGTTGGCTCGAGAAATTAAGAACTCtaattattgaagaaaagacTCAACGACTGTTTCCAAGTGTAGGAAATTAAACTCCATTTTAGCACAAGCTTCGCATAAatatttgacaaatttttGAATGAATAGTGACGTCTTGGAAAGCATAGTGAAATCATTAACGAACcaagcaacaaacaaaatttttccctttaaacaacttacagtgaaaattaagaataaaatcgacgtttcgaccgtgcTTCGGCTGTACATaagttaatattattataattattctcACATTTACTTGAAATTGACCGACGCACGTTCGAAACGACGTTTTCGCGGTTAATTTCTACCGTAAATTGTTTTAAGAAACTATTCGCTAACGGGGGAGGGAAGCTAAAAAACGAGAGGGGGGAAACACGATGTAAACACACAGCCTAAGGGAGAGgggtaaaatgaaaatatctatgagaaaagcagggcGGTTTTATAAATTGTTTTGCGAGCAAGGTGCCGAAAAGATCAGATACCACTTATGCCTCAACAACAGTgattctcatttctttttggGACTGGTTGAATATCATCAGAGCATGACTTAGCATGCCtacaaaaatgtaacaaaaaacTAATGTCCCCTTCATAAGGTGGAAGGAGGTCTGATCATAATTTTTGGCGGAGTTCAATAGGTGTTTTAACACCTTGATGTCAACTGGTTGGTCTAAGGGGATCATTTTTCACGTTTTCAAGACAACAGCCAGTAGCCTGATTTGCCGTGTCGCGCATTTCACAACGCGTTGTCGAAGACAGGAAATGACTTGAAGTTGTCTCAATAACTTGTCTTTGCAACCCAAGCACGATCGCACAAGACCGCTTCAATTCGCTGATGCGAAATGACGCCAAGAATGGATTAATGACGGAGTTTAAAAACAGAAATACGATACATGATTCTTTCACAGCTAAAAACCAATGTTGTTTTGAGCAGCTTTCGCAATGAATTTCGACAGTGGCTATAGTAAAATATGGAATGAGCGAAAGAATTAGAAACAGTAAAATGAGAAATGAAGTCGTGGCAAACTTCCTTTCCATTTTGCCTTCCCTCTCTTGTCGCCTCTCGTTAAGTGAAGAGCCCATTGGCACAGCTATCTGGTTTTGGCGAACAATTcttgattgttttttcaaaaacagaaatatcGCGAGATATGCCATTGAAGTCGTGCAAAGAGGAAAGGTCGTGTGCAAATGCAGGTCAATTGTGAGGTACAAATGTAATGAAATGTCGGAAAGTTGGATCGAGGCGAAGATGGATGAGAAAATGACAATACATAGGTTAACAACGACCACTGTCTTCGGCTTCCACTTTTGACGATACGTGTGTGGAAACACAACAGCTATGAAACGATCGATTGACAATGCGGTTACTAACAAGATGGAGCTGTTTACACCGATGTAGCTGAGAACCCGCATAAGGTCACCTTCTTGAGGAAGCCCCCGATCTACAAAGGCACATAAAAACCGCGTTACGGCTTCACCAGAGGAGACTACAAGACCAACAAAAAGATCCGTTGCACAGATGAACGCTAAAAACACGGTAAAGCTTCTTCTGGGGCATCGCAAGGGATTCTTCAGCAGCACGAACAAGACAAAAGCATTGGGAAGCGAAATCATAAACAGCAAGATCAGATGTGCAATTCCACCTCCTAAGCAGAGCTGTTCCTCAAAATTACGCTCCATCACGCGtccaaaatgaaaaggaagatgAAATCGAGTAGCTTCCTTTTACGAGAACGCCGACGACTTCGTTAAGACTGGCACCTGTCAAAAATTGTCAATATAAGCAAATGGATATTGATTCACACATCATGACATTGCTGGTAGCGTCAATAGTTAATTGTATAATATAGCTTGTTCGGACATTGGCTTTGAAAATCGACCGGATCCGTCAAACGACAGGAAACAATCCGACATTATATTGCACCATGGCGAATTTTTATCAAGCAAGGAACAAATAAACCTACAAGGTAAAAGAATCGCTGGGAAAAATACtgaaatgcattttttgcCAGTTTTGTAATTATAATGTTAAAGTAGATTGATGTTGTAAGTATTTTTGTAGTATATGCTGTTAGAATATAACTTATGAGTGAAATATAAGTTATATTAGGATAGTGCTTAGAGTATTGTTCGGTAGATTTCTTTATATTTCGAAGTTGTAATTTAAAAACcttaaagaaattaaaaagagtTTTGCCACCCAAAAGTTATATTAGTTAGTGAGACAGAGTAGGAACCATGAAGCAATAAGTGAATTGCGTTGAATTTTGGAAGTCGACTTAAGTTTCTTCGATTGTTACggaattgaatgaaaataagaTAGTAAAGCCTTGAGATATAATTAGTGATATGTGCAAATAATATAATGTCGGATTTTTGACAGGTGCCAGTCTTAACGAAGTCGTCGGCGTTCTCGTAAAAGGAAGCTACTCGATTTcatcttccttttcattttggaCGCGTGATGGAGCGTAATTTTGAGGAACAGCTCTGCTTAGGAGGTGGAATTGCACATCTGATCTTGCTGTTTATGATTTCGCTTCCCAATGGTTTTGTCTTGTTCGTGCTGCTGAAGAATCCCTTGCGATGCCCCAGAAAAAGTTTTACCGTGTTTTTAACTTTCATCTGTGCAATAGATCTTTTTGTTGGTCTCGTAGTCTCCTCTGGTGAAGCCCTAATGCGGTTTCTTTGTGCCTTCGGAGATCGGGGGCCTCCTCAAGAAGGTGACGTTCCGCGGGTTCTTAGTTACATCGGTATAAACAGCTCCATCTTGTTAGTAACCGCATTGTCAATCGATCGCTTCATAGCTGTTGTGTTTCCACACACGTATCGTCAAAAGTGGAAGCCGAAGACAGTGGTCATTGTTAACTTATGTATTGTCATTTTCTCATCCATCTTCGCCTCGATCCAACTTTCCGACATTTCATTACATTTGTACCTCACAATTGACCTGCATTTGCACACGACCGTTCCTCTTTGCATGACTTCAACGGCGTATCTCggaatatttttctttttgaaaaaacaatcaagAATTGTTCGCCAAAATCAGGTAACTGTGCCAATGGGCTCTTCGATTAACGAAAGGCGACAAGAAGGGGAAGGCAAAATGGAAAGGAAGTTTGCCACGACTTCATTTCTTATTTTACTGTTTCTAATTCTTTCGCTCATTCCATATTTTACGATAACCACTGTCAAAATTCATTGCGAAAGCTGCTCAGGAAAACACTGGTTTTTAGCTTTGAAGGAATCGTGTTtcgcatttttgtttttaaactcCTTCATTAATCCATTCTTGGCGTCATTTCGCATCAGCGATTTGAAGAGGTCTTGTGCGATCGTGCTTGGGTTGCAAAGACAAGTTATTGAGACAACTTCAAGTCATTTCCTGTCTTCGGCAACGCGTTGTGAAATGCGCGACACGGCAAATCAGGCTACTGGCTGTTGTCTTGAAAACGTGAAAAATGATCCCCTTAGACCAACCAGTTGACATCAAGGTGTTAAAACACCTATTGAACTCCGCCAAAAATTATGATCAGACCTCCTTCCACTTTATGAAGGGGACATTAgttttttgttacatttttgttgGCATGCTAAGTCATGCTTTGATGATATTCAACCAGTCccaaaaagaaatgagaatcACTGTTGTTGAGGCATAAGTGGTATCTGATCTTTTCgcaccttttcttttgatgCAAGCGTGTTTTGAATCAATTGAAGCCGCAcgttaagtgttttttttgtctacaaaataaagttttagAATAAGCAAAGAAACTCTGGGTTATAAAACTGACAtgtcaaatatttat
This window harbors:
- the LOC141860614 gene encoding uncharacterized protein LOC141860614, with translation MERNFEEQLCLGGGIAHLILLFMISLPNAFVLFVLLKNPLRCPRRSFTVFLAFICATDLFVGLVVSSGEAVTRFLCAFVDRGLPQEGDLMRVLSYIGVNSSILLVTALSIDRFIAVVFPHTYRQKWKPKTVVVVNLCIVIFSSIFASIQLSDISLHLYLTIDLHLHTTFPLCTTSMAYLAIFLFLKKQSRIVRQNQIAVPMGSSLNERRQEREGKMERKFATTSFLILLFLILSLIPYFTIATVEIHCESCSKQHWFLAVKESCIVFLFLNSVINPFLASFRISELKRSCAIVLGLQRQVIETTSSHFLSSTTRCEMRDTANQATGCCLENVKNDPLRPTS